The following coding sequences lie in one Chelonoidis abingdonii isolate Lonesome George chromosome 6, CheloAbing_2.0, whole genome shotgun sequence genomic window:
- the LOC142047010 gene encoding uncharacterized protein LOC142047010, with translation MLLLLSLLPLPLLPPLLFLILLLLLLHDSCFLHLSRHQPQMLKVRSQPFALGYWFT, from the coding sequence ATGCTGTTGCTACTGTCACTGTTACCTCTGCCGCTGCTGCCGCCGTTGCTGTTCCTGATTTTGCTTTTGCTTCTGCTGCATGACAGTTGTTTTCTTCATCTAAGCAGACACCAGCCTCAGATGCTCAAGGTGAGGAGCCAGCCTTTCGCTTTGGGCTATTGGTTCACTTAA